One window of the Candidatus Kinetoplastibacterium desouzaii TCC079E genome contains the following:
- the grpE gene encoding nucleotide exchange factor GrpE, translated as MDIQNNIEDKNDIELTEVDNESPLSETTISLEEKITSLLGQIGKLETIVKDQNDKILRISAEMENTRKRSQEEISKVRKFGIESFAESLVPVKDSLEAALNQENQTVEHLTEGLIMTLKQFDSVFKNNMLKEINPNLGDKFDPSMHQAISSIESDYPSNTIAELLQKGYVIYERVLRPALVIVSSSNKTNDN; from the coding sequence ATGGATATACAAAATAATATTGAAGATAAGAATGATATAGAATTAACTGAGGTTGATAATGAGTCTCCATTGTCTGAAACAACTATTTCTTTAGAAGAAAAAATCACTTCCTTGTTAGGACAGATAGGAAAATTAGAAACTATTGTAAAAGATCAAAATGATAAGATTCTAAGAATTTCTGCTGAAATGGAGAACACAAGAAAAAGATCTCAAGAAGAAATATCTAAAGTACGTAAATTTGGAATAGAATCTTTTGCTGAAAGTCTTGTTCCTGTTAAGGATAGTTTAGAGGCTGCTCTCAATCAAGAGAATCAGACTGTAGAACATTTAACAGAAGGTCTTATTATGACTCTAAAGCAATTCGATTCAGTTTTTAAAAATAACATGCTTAAAGAAATAAATCCTAATTTAGGAGATAAGTTTGATCCATCTATGCATCAGGCAATTTCTTCTATAGAGTCTGATTATCCTTCTAATACTATTGCTGAATTACTTCAAAAAGGTTATGTGATTTATGAGCGAGTTTTGCGTCCAGCATTAGTTATTGTTTCTTCTTCAAACAAAACCAATGACAATTAG